A section of the Streptomyces sp. SLBN-118 genome encodes:
- the ptsP gene encoding phosphoenolpyruvate--protein phosphotransferase produces the protein METTLRGVGVSHGVAIGEVRHMGTAVLEPPAKQIRPEDAERAQGRARKAVEAVAADLIARGNLAGGEAQAVLEAQAMMAQDPELMADVERRIAVGSTAERGVYDAFAMYREMLAGAGEYMAGRVADLDDVRNRIVARLLGVPMPGVPDSDEPYVLIARDLAPADTALLDPTLVLGFVTEEGGPTSHSAILARALGVPAVVALPGATELAEGTLIAVDGSTGEIFVEPSREKRGQLERAAQERKAALAASSGPGATSDGHKVPLLANVGGPADVPAAIEAGAEGVGLFRTEFLFLDDSKQAPSEEKQVEAYRKVLEAFPEGRVVVRVLDAGADKPLDFLTPADEPNPALGVRGLRSLLDHPEVLRTQLAALSKAVAGLPVYLEVMAPMVADRTDAKAFADACREAGLQAKFGAMVEIPSAALRARSILQEVEFLSLGTNDLAQYTFAADRQVGAVSRLQDPWQPALLDLVALSAEAAKAEGKSCGVCGEAASDPLLACVLTGLGVTSLSMGAASIPYVRATLAKYTLAQCERAAAAARAADTAEEARVAAQAVLSGE, from the coding sequence ATGGAGACAACGCTGCGAGGCGTCGGCGTGAGCCATGGTGTGGCGATCGGCGAGGTCCGGCACATGGGTACGGCGGTTCTGGAGCCGCCGGCCAAGCAGATTCGGCCCGAGGACGCGGAGCGCGCACAGGGGCGCGCCCGCAAGGCCGTGGAAGCCGTGGCCGCCGACCTGATTGCCCGGGGCAATCTGGCCGGTGGCGAGGCGCAGGCCGTGCTCGAGGCGCAGGCCATGATGGCGCAGGACCCGGAGCTCATGGCCGACGTGGAGCGCCGCATCGCCGTCGGCAGCACCGCCGAGCGCGGTGTGTACGACGCGTTCGCCATGTACCGGGAGATGCTCGCGGGTGCCGGTGAGTACATGGCCGGTCGCGTGGCGGACCTGGACGATGTGCGGAACAGGATTGTGGCGCGGCTGCTGGGTGTGCCGATGCCGGGTGTACCGGACAGCGACGAGCCGTATGTACTGATCGCGCGGGATCTCGCGCCGGCGGACACCGCGCTGCTCGACCCGACACTGGTGCTCGGGTTTGTCACCGAGGAGGGCGGGCCCACCAGCCACAGCGCGATTCTGGCGCGAGCGCTGGGCGTGCCCGCCGTGGTGGCGCTGCCCGGCGCCACGGAGCTGGCCGAGGGCACGCTCATCGCTGTCGACGGCAGCACGGGCGAGATCTTCGTCGAGCCGAGCCGGGAGAAGCGGGGTCAGCTGGAAAGGGCGGCGCAGGAGCGGAAGGCGGCGCTGGCCGCTTCCAGTGGGCCGGGTGCCACGTCCGACGGGCACAAGGTGCCGCTGCTGGCCAATGTCGGTGGGCCTGCCGATGTGCCGGCCGCGATCGAGGCCGGTGCCGAGGGTGTCGGCCTGTTCCGTACGGAGTTCCTCTTCCTGGACGACAGTAAGCAGGCGCCGTCGGAGGAGAAGCAGGTCGAGGCGTACCGCAAGGTTCTGGAAGCCTTCCCCGAGGGCCGGGTGGTCGTGCGGGTGCTTGATGCCGGTGCGGACAAGCCGCTCGACTTCCTGACTCCGGCGGACGAGCCCAACCCGGCGCTGGGTGTGCGCGGGCTGCGAAGCCTGTTGGATCACCCGGAGGTGCTGCGTACACAGCTGGCGGCCCTGTCCAAGGCGGTCGCCGGGCTGCCGGTCTACCTCGAGGTCATGGCCCCCATGGTGGCGGACCGTACCGACGCCAAGGCGTTCGCGGACGCGTGCCGCGAGGCGGGGCTGCAGGCGAAGTTCGGCGCGATGGTGGAGATTCCGTCCGCCGCGCTACGGGCGCGCTCGATCCTGCAGGAGGTGGAGTTCCTGTCGCTGGGCACCAATGACCTCGCGCAGTACACGTTCGCCGCCGACCGTCAGGTGGGTGCCGTGTCGCGTCTGCAGGACCCGTGGCAGCCGGCGCTCCTGGACCTGGTGGCGCTTTCGGCCGAGGCTGCGAAGGCCGAGGGGAAGAGCTGTGGTGTCTGTGGCGAAGCTGCCTCCGATCCGCTGCTCGCGTGTGTGCTCACCGGCCTCGGCGTGACCTCACTGTCGATGGGTGCCGCGTCGATTCCGTACGTCCGCGCGACGCTGGCGAAGTACACGCTCGCCCAGTGCGAGCGCGCTGCCGCCGCGGCTCGTGCTGCGGACACCGCCGAGGAGGCGCGGGTCGCCGCGCAGGCGGTGCTCTCCGGCGAGTAG
- a CDS encoding glycoside hydrolase family 31 protein has translation MDGRDLVRSVRIFGTMQGLRAARSAWRQRRTDARALPARGTERARTPGPVTGAEPLPGGGIVRFTRSQLRIRVAGGGAVFWGWDGAEPEPSYALAGAPPEPDPRAELEPDKDGGWRVVSERVTVEVSRHGAVEIRTPGGVVLRRDLPPRWWEPVRGGPARWVQRTEVPADARFFGLGGRASGPRLRDGSYRLWNTDPRGSFEPGDDPLYITMPVQLVVADAGTHLAFHDNSWDGRVTLREGEEGAGSGHDRPGTSEVRMDGGPLRCWVVVGTPRRVLAGWTQLTGAPAVPPSWALGPQHARWGFGSEQEVRRIVAGYRERELPLSAVHLDIDHYDAHQVFTVDRERFPDLPGMAEDLRDDGIRLVSIVDPAVKAERGNAVYDSGATAGVFVRDPAGREVRGVVWPGESVYPDFTDPAARRWWGDLYEERLAQGFSGVWHDMNEPVSFTPFGDMTLPRSARHALDGQGGDHREAHNLYGLTMARAGYEGLRRLRPDERPFLFSRSGWAGMQRYGGTWSGDVSTSWPGLRASLALVLGLGLCGVPYSGPDVGGFDGSPSPELYLRWFQLGSLLPLFRTHAAIDAGRREPWEFGPAVLEHARAALAERERLRPYFVTLAHLARLTGAPYARPLWWGCPEDRVLRDCDDAFLLGDALLVAPVLERGTDRRAVRLPRGRWYDTATGRAYEGPGQVLVDAPLSRIPVLARGGSVIPVRGDDGGTELEVWAPSEARTGGGLVVADVGDGWGEPEVERYTTRLVEGQVVVKQQKGRGAAQPRWRVRVRGLGA, from the coding sequence ATGGACGGTCGTGATCTGGTGCGCTCGGTGAGAATCTTCGGAACGATGCAGGGGCTGCGTGCGGCACGCTCGGCCTGGCGGCAGCGTCGGACCGATGCCCGGGCCCTGCCGGCGAGAGGCACGGAACGGGCCAGAACGCCTGGGCCGGTCACCGGGGCCGAGCCACTGCCGGGCGGCGGGATCGTCCGGTTCACCCGTTCTCAGCTGCGGATCCGGGTGGCCGGCGGCGGCGCCGTCTTCTGGGGCTGGGACGGCGCCGAGCCCGAACCCTCCTACGCCCTGGCGGGTGCCCCTCCCGAGCCGGACCCGCGGGCCGAACTGGAGCCCGACAAGGACGGCGGCTGGCGTGTGGTGTCGGAGCGGGTGACGGTGGAGGTCTCCCGGCACGGTGCCGTGGAGATCCGCACGCCCGGAGGTGTCGTACTGCGCCGGGATCTGCCGCCGCGCTGGTGGGAGCCGGTGAGGGGCGGGCCCGCGCGGTGGGTGCAGCGCACCGAAGTGCCCGCGGACGCGCGCTTCTTCGGGCTGGGCGGACGGGCGTCCGGACCCCGCCTGCGCGACGGCTCGTACCGGCTGTGGAACACCGACCCGCGCGGCAGCTTCGAGCCCGGCGACGACCCGCTGTACATCACCATGCCGGTCCAGCTGGTGGTGGCCGACGCGGGCACCCATCTGGCCTTCCACGACAACTCCTGGGACGGCCGGGTCACCCTCCGGGAGGGAGAGGAGGGCGCGGGCTCCGGGCACGACCGGCCTGGTACCAGCGAGGTACGTATGGACGGCGGGCCGTTGCGCTGCTGGGTGGTGGTGGGAACACCCAGGCGCGTACTGGCCGGCTGGACCCAGCTCACGGGCGCGCCCGCGGTGCCGCCGTCCTGGGCGCTCGGTCCGCAGCACGCGCGGTGGGGGTTCGGCAGCGAGCAGGAAGTGCGGCGGATCGTCGCGGGCTACCGGGAGCGCGAGCTGCCGCTGTCCGCGGTTCATCTCGACATCGACCACTACGACGCGCATCAGGTCTTCACCGTCGATCGTGAGCGCTTCCCCGATCTGCCGGGGATGGCGGAGGATCTGCGCGACGACGGAATACGGCTGGTGTCCATCGTCGATCCGGCGGTGAAGGCGGAACGCGGGAACGCCGTGTACGACAGTGGCGCGACGGCTGGGGTGTTTGTGCGGGACCCGGCGGGCCGTGAGGTCCGGGGCGTCGTCTGGCCCGGCGAGAGCGTCTATCCGGATTTCACCGATCCGGCGGCCCGCCGTTGGTGGGGAGACCTGTACGAGGAGCGGCTCGCGCAGGGCTTCTCGGGCGTCTGGCACGACATGAACGAGCCTGTGTCCTTCACACCGTTCGGCGACATGACGCTGCCGCGCTCCGCCAGGCACGCGCTGGACGGACAGGGTGGCGATCACCGTGAGGCCCACAATCTGTACGGCCTCACGATGGCCCGTGCCGGGTACGAGGGGCTGCGTCGGCTGCGTCCCGACGAGCGGCCGTTCCTCTTCTCGCGCTCGGGCTGGGCGGGCATGCAGCGGTACGGAGGCACCTGGTCCGGTGACGTGTCCACCAGCTGGCCGGGGCTGCGGGCCTCGCTCGCGCTGGTGCTCGGGCTCGGGCTGTGCGGGGTGCCGTACTCCGGGCCGGATGTGGGCGGCTTCGACGGCAGTCCGTCGCCGGAGCTGTATCTGCGCTGGTTCCAGCTGGGGTCGCTGCTGCCGCTGTTCCGTACGCACGCGGCGATCGACGCGGGGCGCAGGGAGCCTTGGGAGTTCGGGCCCGCGGTCCTCGAACACGCGCGGGCCGCACTCGCCGAACGGGAGCGGCTGCGCCCCTACTTCGTCACCCTCGCGCATCTGGCGCGGCTGACCGGGGCGCCGTATGCACGGCCGCTGTGGTGGGGCTGTCCGGAGGACCGGGTGCTGCGCGACTGCGACGACGCGTTTTTGCTGGGTGACGCTCTGCTGGTGGCACCGGTACTGGAGCGGGGGACGGACCGGCGGGCGGTGCGGCTGCCGAGGGGACGGTGGTACGACACGGCGACGGGCCGGGCGTACGAGGGGCCGGGCCAGGTGCTGGTGGACGCGCCGCTGTCACGTATCCCGGTCCTGGCGCGGGGTGGCTCGGTGATCCCGGTGCGGGGCGATGACGGCGGGACGGAGCTCGAGGTGTGGGCGCCGTCGGAGGCGCGCACAGGCGGGGGCCTGGTGGTGGCGGACGTGGGCGACGGCTGGGGAGAGCCGGAGGTGGAGCGGTACACGACACGGCTGGTGGAGGGGCAGGTCGTGGTGAAGCAGCAGAAGGGCAGGGGGGCGGCACAGCCGAGGTGGCGGGTGAGGGTGCGGGGGCTCGGGGCTTAG
- a CDS encoding M15 family metallopeptidase, whose protein sequence is MTGSTSASRTFVVAAAAVLLAPAAAGPTAAGEFVALRSVDATIIQELRYTGRHNFVGAPVDGYRQPLCIVTRPAARALHRAQSKLLRQGYSLKVYDCYRPQRAVDHFVRWAKNLDDETMKKEFYPQVDKSRLFADGYIAQRSGHSRGSTLDLTIVKLPALSTRPYVPGEPLVPCSAPQSERFPDISVDMGTGFDCFDTLSHTDDPRIQGGQRANRQLLKRTLTAEGFVNLPEEWWHFTFRPEPFPDTYFDFPVAGPANGRPGPPP, encoded by the coding sequence ATGACAGGATCTACTTCCGCTTCGCGCACCTTTGTCGTGGCGGCCGCCGCCGTCCTCTTGGCGCCCGCAGCTGCCGGGCCGACGGCGGCCGGGGAGTTCGTGGCGCTGCGCTCGGTCGACGCGACGATCATCCAGGAGCTGCGCTACACGGGCCGTCACAACTTTGTGGGCGCGCCCGTCGACGGCTATCGGCAGCCTCTTTGCATCGTCACCCGGCCGGCGGCTCGAGCCTTGCACCGGGCGCAGTCGAAGCTGCTGCGGCAGGGCTATTCGCTGAAGGTGTACGACTGCTACCGGCCCCAGCGAGCCGTGGACCACTTCGTACGGTGGGCCAAGAACCTCGATGACGAGACCATGAAGAAGGAGTTCTATCCACAGGTCGACAAATCGAGGCTGTTCGCGGACGGTTACATCGCACAGAGGTCCGGGCACAGCCGCGGCAGCACCCTCGATCTCACGATCGTGAAACTGCCCGCTCTCTCCACCAGGCCGTATGTCCCGGGTGAGCCTCTCGTCCCCTGCTCCGCCCCTCAGTCCGAGCGCTTTCCTGACATTTCCGTCGACATGGGGACCGGATTCGACTGCTTCGACACCCTGTCGCACACCGACGACCCCAGAATCCAGGGCGGGCAGCGCGCCAACCGGCAATTGCTGAAGCGCACCCTGACCGCCGAAGGCTTTGTGAACCTGCCGGAGGAATGGTGGCACTTCACCTTCAGGCCTGAGCCCTTCCCCGACACCTACTTCGACTTCCCGGTCGCCGGGCCTGCGAACGGGCGGCCGGGACCACCCCCGTAG
- a CDS encoding acetoacetate--CoA ligase has protein sequence MTSAANPAPLWQPDPDRIAAARITRFQAWAAERHGAPAEGGYAALHRWSIDELETFWQAVAEWFDIRFSTPYERVLADRAMPGARWFPGATLNYAEHALRAAEERPHDPALLHVDETHEPTPVSWAELRRQVGALAAELRALGVRPGDRVSGYLPNIPQAVTALLATAAVGAVWTSCAPDFGARSVLDRFQQVEPVVLFTVDGYRYGGKEHDRTDTVAELRRELPTLRAVIHIPLLGTEAPDGALDWAAVTSGDTEPVFEQVTFDHPLWVLYSSGTTGLPKAIVQSQGGILLEHFKQIGLHCDLGPEDRFFWYTSTGWMMWNFLVSGLLTGTTVVLYDGSPGYPDTAAQWRIAERTNASLFGTSAAYVMACRKAEVHPSRDFDLSAVRCVATTGSPLPPDGFRWLHEEVADDLWIASVSGGTDVCSCFAGAVPTLPVHIGELQAACLGTDLQSWDPQGKPLIAEVGELVVTNPMPSMPIRFWNDPDGSRYRDSYFEMFPGVWRHGDWITITDHGSVVIHGRSDSTLNRQGVRMGSADIYEAVERLPEIRESLVIGLEEPDGGYWMPLFVHLVDGATLDDDLRARIKQTIREQLSPRHVPDDIIEVPGVPHTLTGKRIEVPVKRLLQGTALTKAVNPGSVDNLELLRFYEALARTRASDRPAG, from the coding sequence ATGACCTCAGCTGCGAACCCTGCCCCTCTGTGGCAGCCGGACCCCGACCGCATCGCCGCCGCCCGGATCACCCGCTTCCAGGCCTGGGCCGCCGAGCGCCACGGGGCCCCTGCTGAGGGCGGCTACGCGGCGCTGCACCGCTGGTCGATCGACGAGCTCGAAACCTTCTGGCAAGCGGTCGCCGAATGGTTCGACATCCGCTTCTCCACTCCGTACGAGCGCGTGCTGGCCGATCGAGCCATGCCCGGCGCCCGTTGGTTCCCCGGCGCCACGCTCAACTACGCCGAGCACGCCCTGCGCGCCGCCGAGGAGCGCCCCCACGATCCGGCGCTGCTTCATGTGGACGAGACACATGAGCCGACTCCGGTCAGCTGGGCAGAGCTCCGCCGCCAGGTAGGCGCGCTCGCTGCCGAACTGCGCGCCCTGGGCGTACGCCCGGGGGACCGCGTCAGCGGCTACCTGCCCAACATCCCCCAAGCCGTGACCGCGCTGCTCGCCACCGCGGCGGTCGGGGCGGTATGGACATCCTGTGCCCCGGACTTCGGTGCCCGCAGCGTCCTCGACCGCTTCCAGCAGGTCGAGCCGGTCGTCCTGTTCACGGTGGACGGCTACCGCTACGGCGGCAAGGAGCACGACCGCACCGACACCGTCGCCGAGCTGCGCCGCGAGCTCCCCACGCTGCGCGCCGTGATCCACATCCCGCTGCTCGGCACCGAGGCCCCCGACGGAGCTCTCGACTGGGCGGCGGTCACATCGGGGGACACGGAGCCCGTCTTCGAGCAGGTCACCTTCGACCACCCCCTGTGGGTCCTCTACTCCTCCGGCACGACCGGCCTGCCCAAGGCCATCGTCCAGTCGCAGGGCGGCATCCTTCTGGAGCATTTCAAACAGATCGGCCTGCACTGCGACCTCGGCCCCGAGGACCGCTTCTTCTGGTACACGTCGACCGGCTGGATGATGTGGAACTTCCTCGTCTCCGGCCTGCTCACCGGCACGACGGTCGTCCTGTACGACGGCAGCCCGGGCTATCCCGACACCGCGGCCCAGTGGCGCATCGCCGAGCGCACCAACGCCTCACTGTTCGGCACCTCCGCCGCCTACGTCATGGCCTGCCGCAAGGCCGAGGTCCACCCGTCGCGCGATTTCGACCTGTCCGCGGTCCGGTGCGTCGCAACGACCGGCTCCCCGCTCCCGCCCGACGGCTTCCGCTGGTTGCACGAGGAAGTGGCGGACGACCTGTGGATCGCCTCCGTCAGCGGCGGCACGGACGTCTGCAGCTGCTTCGCGGGCGCGGTGCCGACCCTGCCCGTACACATCGGAGAACTCCAGGCGGCCTGCCTCGGCACCGACCTCCAGTCCTGGGACCCCCAGGGCAAGCCGCTCATCGCGGAGGTCGGCGAACTGGTCGTCACCAACCCCATGCCGTCCATGCCGATCCGCTTCTGGAACGACCCCGACGGCAGCCGCTACCGCGACAGCTACTTCGAGATGTTCCCGGGCGTCTGGCGGCACGGCGACTGGATCACCATCACCGACCACGGCTCCGTCGTCATCCACGGCCGCTCCGACTCCACGCTCAACCGCCAGGGCGTACGGATGGGCTCGGCCGACATCTACGAAGCCGTCGAACGCCTCCCCGAGATCCGCGAATCCCTCGTCATCGGCCTGGAGGAACCGGACGGCGGCTACTGGATGCCCCTGTTCGTCCACCTCGTGGACGGCGCCACTCTCGACGACGACCTGCGCGCCCGCATCAAGCAGACGATCCGCGAACAGCTCTCCCCGCGCCATGTCCCCGACGACATCATCGAGGTCCCCGGCGTCCCGCACACCCTCACGGGCAAGCGCATCGAGGTGCCGGTGAAGCGCCTGCTCCAGGGCACGGCCCTGACGAAGGCGGTCAACCCGGGCTCCGTGGACAACCTGGAACTGCTGCGTTTCTACGAGGCTTTGGCCCGCACCCGCGCATCGGACCGGCCCGCCGGTTGA
- a CDS encoding mannose-1-phosphate guanyltransferase: MKAVVMAGGEGTRLRPMTSSMPKPLLPVANRPIMEHVLRLLKRHGLSETVVTVQFLASLVKNYFGDGEELGMELTYANEEKPLGTAGSVKNAEEALKDDAFLVISGDALTDFDLSDLISFHKEKGALVTVCLTRVPNPLEFGITIVDEEGKVERFLEKPTWGQVFSDTVNTGIYVMEPEVFDYVEADVPVDWSGDVFPQLMKEGKPIYGYVAEGYWEDVGTHESYVKAQADVLEGKVDVELDGFEISPGVWVAEGAEVHPDAVLRGPLYIGDYAKVEADVEIREHTVVGSNVVVKSGAFLHRAVIHDNVYIGEHCNLRGCVIGKNTDIMRAARIEDGAVIGDECLVGEESIIQGNVRVYPFKTIEAGAFVNTSVIWESRGQAHLFGARGVSGILNVEITPELAVRLAGAYATTLKKGATVTTARDHSRGARALKRAVISALQASAIDVRDLENVPLPVARQQTARGSAGGIMIRTSPGVPDSVDIMFFDERGADLSQAGQRKLDRVYARQEYRRAFPGEIGDLHFPSSVFDSYTGSLLRNVDTSGIAESGLKVVIDASNGSAGLVLPSLLGRLGVDSLVINPGLDESRPTESADTRRSGLVRLGEIVASARAAFGVRFDPVGERLSLVDERGRIIEDDRALLVLLDLVAAERRSGRVALPVTTTRIAEQVAAYHGTQVEWTTTSPDDLTRVGREETTIFGGDGRGAFIIPEFSSVFDGSAALVRLVGLVARTQLTLSQIDSRIPRAHVLRRDLATPWAVKGLVMRRVVEAAGDRHVDTTDGVRVVEADGRWVMVLPDPAEAVTHLWAEGPDDTSAQALLDEWSAVVDSAGN; this comes from the coding sequence ATGAAGGCCGTCGTGATGGCCGGTGGCGAAGGTACCCGACTTCGCCCAATGACCTCGAGCATGCCCAAGCCGCTCCTGCCAGTGGCCAATCGGCCGATCATGGAGCATGTGCTGCGCCTGCTCAAGCGGCATGGGCTCAGTGAGACCGTCGTAACCGTGCAGTTTCTCGCGTCACTCGTCAAGAACTATTTCGGTGACGGCGAAGAGCTCGGGATGGAGCTCACCTATGCCAATGAGGAGAAGCCACTCGGCACTGCGGGGAGCGTGAAGAATGCCGAGGAAGCGCTGAAGGACGACGCGTTTCTCGTCATCTCTGGTGATGCGCTCACCGATTTTGACCTGAGCGACCTGATCTCCTTCCACAAGGAGAAGGGCGCACTGGTCACGGTGTGCCTGACGCGAGTGCCGAACCCTCTCGAATTCGGTATCACCATCGTCGACGAAGAAGGAAAGGTCGAGCGCTTCCTCGAGAAGCCGACCTGGGGACAGGTTTTCTCGGACACAGTGAATACGGGCATCTATGTGATGGAGCCCGAGGTCTTCGACTATGTCGAGGCCGATGTTCCCGTGGACTGGTCCGGAGATGTGTTCCCGCAGCTCATGAAGGAAGGCAAGCCGATCTACGGCTATGTGGCCGAGGGCTACTGGGAGGACGTGGGCACGCACGAGAGCTATGTGAAGGCTCAGGCCGACGTCCTCGAGGGCAAGGTCGATGTCGAACTCGACGGGTTCGAGATCTCTCCCGGCGTGTGGGTGGCCGAAGGCGCGGAGGTCCATCCGGACGCCGTGCTGCGCGGCCCGCTGTATATCGGCGACTACGCCAAGGTCGAGGCCGATGTGGAGATCCGCGAGCACACCGTCGTCGGGTCGAACGTCGTCGTCAAGAGCGGTGCCTTTCTCCACAGGGCCGTGATCCACGACAACGTCTACATCGGTGAGCACTGCAACCTCCGCGGTTGCGTGATCGGCAAGAACACCGACATCATGCGCGCCGCACGTATCGAGGACGGCGCGGTGATCGGCGACGAGTGCCTCGTCGGTGAAGAATCGATCATCCAGGGCAATGTCCGGGTCTACCCGTTCAAGACCATCGAGGCCGGTGCCTTCGTCAACACCTCGGTCATCTGGGAGTCGCGTGGCCAGGCGCATCTCTTCGGCGCCCGCGGAGTGTCCGGAATCCTCAATGTGGAGATCACGCCCGAACTGGCCGTACGGCTGGCCGGTGCCTATGCCACCACCCTCAAGAAGGGGGCGACGGTCACGACGGCGCGCGACCACTCCAGGGGTGCCCGTGCGCTCAAGCGGGCCGTCATCTCCGCGCTGCAGGCCAGTGCCATCGACGTACGCGACCTGGAGAACGTGCCACTGCCCGTGGCCCGGCAGCAGACCGCCCGCGGCAGTGCCGGCGGCATCATGATCCGTACGTCTCCCGGAGTGCCGGACTCCGTCGACATCATGTTCTTCGACGAGCGCGGTGCCGACCTCTCGCAGGCCGGTCAGCGAAAGCTGGACCGCGTGTACGCGCGCCAGGAGTACCGGCGGGCGTTCCCCGGCGAGATCGGGGATCTGCACTTCCCGTCCAGCGTCTTCGACTCGTACACCGGATCCCTGCTGCGCAATGTCGACACCTCGGGCATTGCCGAGTCGGGCCTCAAGGTCGTCATCGACGCGTCCAACGGCAGCGCCGGTCTGGTGTTGCCCAGCCTGCTCGGACGGCTCGGCGTCGATTCCCTGGTCATCAATCCAGGGCTCGACGAGTCGAGGCCGACGGAGTCGGCCGACACACGACGCTCCGGACTGGTGCGGCTGGGCGAGATCGTGGCCTCTGCCCGGGCGGCCTTCGGGGTGCGTTTCGACCCCGTCGGTGAGCGGCTGTCGCTGGTCGACGAACGAGGGCGCATCATCGAGGACGACCGTGCCCTGCTGGTACTCCTCGACCTGGTGGCGGCGGAAAGGCGCAGTGGGCGGGTGGCGCTCCCCGTGACCACCACGCGGATCGCCGAGCAGGTCGCCGCGTACCACGGGACACAAGTGGAGTGGACGACCACCTCGCCCGACGATCTGACGCGTGTCGGGCGCGAGGAGACCACGATCTTCGGTGGAGACGGCCGTGGCGCCTTCATCATTCCGGAGTTCAGCAGTGTCTTCGACGGCTCGGCGGCCCTCGTACGGCTGGTCGGGCTCGTGGCCCGTACGCAGCTCACGCTGAGCCAGATCGATTCCCGCATCCCCCGGGCACATGTGCTGCGGCGCGATCTGGCGACGCCATGGGCGGTCAAGGGTCTGGTGATGCGGCGCGTCGTGGAGGCGGCCGGTGACCGGCATGTCGACACCACCGACGGTGTACGGGTGGTCGAGGCAGACGGCCGCTGGGTGATGGTCCTTCCCGATCCCGCGGAGGCCGTCACCCATTTGTGGGCAGAAGGGCCGGACGACACTTCGGCGCAGGCGCTCCTGGACGAGTGGTCCGCCGTCGTGGACAGCGCTGGTAACTGA
- a CDS encoding CDP-alcohol phosphatidyltransferase family protein encodes MEVQETRVQTDRVLTIPNILSMARLVGVPLFLWLILRPEFGGPNSDGWALLVLMLSGISDYLDGKLARRWNQISSLGRLLDPAADRLYILSTLVGLTWREILPIWLTAALLARELMLLVMVGILRRHGYPPPQVNFLGKAATFNLMYAFPLLLLSDGRGWLASLAAIFGWAFAGWGTTLYWWAGILYVVQVRRLVKADAVAD; translated from the coding sequence GTGGAGGTCCAGGAGACCCGCGTCCAGACGGACCGGGTGCTCACCATCCCCAACATCCTCAGCATGGCGCGTCTCGTCGGTGTGCCGCTCTTCCTGTGGCTGATTCTCCGCCCCGAGTTCGGGGGGCCCAACAGTGATGGCTGGGCTTTGCTGGTGCTGATGCTGAGCGGCATCAGTGACTATCTCGACGGCAAGCTTGCGCGGCGCTGGAACCAGATCAGCAGTCTGGGACGGCTCCTCGACCCGGCTGCCGACCGGCTGTACATCCTCTCCACTCTCGTCGGGCTGACCTGGCGCGAGATTCTGCCCATCTGGCTCACCGCCGCCCTATTGGCCCGGGAACTGATGCTGCTGGTGATGGTGGGAATCCTCCGCCGTCACGGCTATCCTCCGCCCCAGGTCAACTTCCTGGGGAAGGCAGCCACGTTCAACCTCATGTACGCCTTCCCCCTCCTGCTCCTGAGTGACGGACGTGGGTGGCTTGCATCACTCGCTGCTATTTTCGGATGGGCGTTCGCGGGATGGGGTACAACTCTGTATTGGTGGGCAGGGATCCTCTACGTGGTCCAGGTCCGCCGCCTCGTCAAGGCGGATGCAGTGGCCGATTGA
- a CDS encoding PTS glucose transporter subunit IIA: MTTVTSPIAGRAIGLAAVPDPVFSGAMVGPGTAVDPVRGPSEAVAPVDGIIVSLHPHAFVVVDDQGHGVLTHLGIDTVQLNGEGFELLVSKGDTVQRGQAVVRWNPSAVEEAGKSAICPIVALEAAADSLSDLREDGDVKAGDSLFGWQ, encoded by the coding sequence ATGACCACAGTGACGTCCCCTATTGCCGGACGGGCCATCGGACTCGCTGCCGTACCGGACCCCGTCTTCTCCGGTGCGATGGTCGGTCCTGGTACCGCTGTCGACCCCGTGCGTGGGCCTTCGGAGGCAGTCGCCCCCGTCGACGGAATCATCGTCTCCCTGCACCCGCACGCCTTCGTCGTCGTCGACGACCAGGGGCACGGTGTCCTGACGCACCTCGGCATCGACACCGTCCAGCTCAACGGTGAGGGCTTCGAACTGCTCGTCAGCAAGGGCGACACGGTCCAGCGCGGGCAGGCAGTGGTGCGCTGGAATCCGTCGGCCGTAGAAGAGGCCGGCAAGTCCGCGATCTGTCCCATCGTGGCGCTCGAAGCCGCGGCCGACTCCCTCTCCGACCTCCGTGAGGACGGCGATGTCAAGGCCGGGGACTCTCTCTTCGGCTGGCAGTGA
- a CDS encoding NUDIX domain-containing protein, with translation MDSHCGNCGAPYGSLTGWPRTCPACGETAYRNPLPVAVALLPAYDADGTGLVVITRTIDPGRGGIALPGGYIDLGEDWQQAVVRELSEETGIEAPHEDVRLADALSAPDGHLLLFGLLPPRSVQALPRPAPTSETTGWHVLHEPTELTFPLHTIAVRKWFEGQYR, from the coding sequence ATGGACTCCCACTGCGGCAACTGCGGGGCACCGTACGGCTCTCTGACAGGCTGGCCCCGCACCTGCCCGGCCTGCGGCGAGACGGCCTACCGCAATCCGCTGCCGGTCGCCGTCGCGCTGCTGCCCGCGTACGACGCCGACGGAACCGGACTTGTCGTCATCACCCGCACGATCGACCCCGGGCGGGGCGGCATCGCGCTGCCGGGCGGTTATATCGACCTCGGCGAGGACTGGCAGCAGGCTGTCGTACGGGAACTCTCCGAAGAAACCGGCATCGAGGCCCCTCACGAAGACGTCCGCCTCGCCGACGCACTCAGCGCCCCGGACGGCCATCTGCTCCTGTTCGGCCTGCTGCCGCCGCGCTCGGTTCAGGCCCTTCCACGACCCGCCCCGACCTCGGAGACGACGGGCTGGCACGTGCTGCACGAACCGACGGAGCTGACGTTCCCGCTGCACACGATCGCCGTCCGGAAGTGGTTCGAGGGCCAGTACCGATAG